A region from the Plasmodium berghei ANKA genome assembly, chromosome: 9 genome encodes:
- a CDS encoding EELM2 domain-containing protein, putative, whose translation MEKGLTIVHNKIKRREIDKSKNKNINLIENYDLKNHKNGPYNNNDDKKINNKTTKNNNNNNNSEIKNYPNNLENDSFCYECYHGGNLICCDNCIRSYHIYCVSESDKPQQNFNYWYCPLCQRNGVSFGIPLKKKKKIRTLSTLNNTQEKVKQKTEGTKYAGEINVGENYQVSNVSTFFLNSHSEKYDEISKSELVYSPYLLERMKESFLCEGQYELVIKNDYELAIFIKELAKNWKCQLGWHPFTPEYAFKILHRVDYNPKRAIELLKSSDFNFLEICDPPIRKYENKWRPRDKRGQISDSPYPSSELLQSYIKRSINISVGDKKYNYYSNGKNKNYCEINKNNIIESSYPHERTRNALRKELEEDDESVDIDEIDEEVIDEIGKDEIEDYEDYE comes from the exons atggaaaaaggGCTTACTATAGttcataataaaataaaaagaagaGAAATAGATAAGtccaaaaataaaaatattaatttaatagaAAATTATGACTTAAAAAATCATAAGAATGGaccatataataataacgatgataaaaaaattaataacaaaactacaaaaaataataataataataataattcagaaataaaaaattatcctAATAACCTTGAAAATGACTCTTTTTGTTATGAATGCTATCATGGGGGGAATTTAATTTGCTGCGATAATTGTATCAGATCTTATCACATATAT TGTGTAAGCGAATCGGACAAACCAcaacaaaattttaattattggTATTGTCCCTTATGTCAAAGAAATG GTGTATCTTTTGGCATTCctctgaaaaaaaaaaaaaaaatacgaaCATTAAG tACACTAAACAATACTCAAGAAAAAGTAAAGCAAAAAACTGAAGGAACTAAATATGCGGGAGAAATAAATGTTGGAGAGAATTATCAAGTATCCAATGtttctacattttttttaaatagtCATTCGGAAAAATATGACG AGATCAGTAAATCAGAATTAGTGTATTCACCATACTTGCTCGAAAGGATGAAAGAAAGTTTTTTGTGTGAAGGGCAATATGAattagtaataaaaaatgattatgaactagctatttttataaaagaatTAGCAAAAAATTGGAAATGTCAATTAGGATGGCATCCATTTACTCCTGAATATGCATTCAAAATTTTACATCGTGTGGATTACAATCCTAAAAGAGCTATAGAACTTTTAAAAAGTTCcgattttaattttttag aAATATGTGACCCACCAATAAGAAAGTATGAAAACAAATGGCGACCTAGGGACAAAAGGGGGCAAATATCAG ATTCTCCATATCCTTCATCGGAATTACTACAAAGCTACATAAAACGGTCGATAAATATTTCTGTGGGtgacaaaaaatataactattattcaaatgggaagaataaaaattattgtgaaataaataaaaataatataattgaaTCTAGCTATCCACATGAACGAACAAGAAATGCCTTAAGAAAAGAACTTGAAGAAGATGATGAGTCAGTGGATATAGATGAAATTGACGAAGAAGTTATTGATGAAATAGGAAAGGATGAAATTGAAGATTATGAGgattatgaataa
- a CDS encoding OTU domain-containing protein, putative: protein MNEELKKINYNEYKRRLKKLSEEITKEKKKKTIHKDKQNENILKLEEELKKLNELYNGKNNDNNTIIEQNNYNDNNMIPDNLYSYNVISKKSLKNKAKMKKKEMEEELNEQSRSKIGEEEYNKLLEILKIKNQTIYSIAPDGNCLYESIIHQLKQRIKNFKYSKNNFLQIINQDNFSLNIIDLKNYQQNKHILDFSIFESFDPNHLTSDILRFITSVYILQNSDLFANFIYEYTEQDINDPCYNYCQQIMNGIYGSEIEITALSNILKKKITVQDINMSVSYGENYKEELFICFHHKLYTLGKHYNSVIDL from the exons ATGAATGAGGAgctaaagaaaataaattataatgaataCAAAAGAAgactaaaaaaattatcagaagaaataacaaaagaaaaaaaaaaaaaaacaattcaTAAggataaacaaaatgaaaatatattaaaactaGAAGAGgaactaaaaaaattgaatgAATTATacaatggaaaaaataatgataataatacaataatagaacaaaataactataatgataataatatgatacctgataatttatattcatataatgttatttcaaaaaaatccttaaaaaataaagcaaaaatgaaaaaaaaagaaatggaAGAAGAATTAAATGAGCAATCAAGAAGTAAAATTGGAGAagaagaatataataaattgttagaaattttaaaaattaaaaatcaAACAATTTATTCTATAGCACCAGATGGTAATTGTTTATATGAATCTATTATACACCAACTTAAAcaaagaattaaaaattttaaatattctaaaaacaactttttacaaattataaatcaAGACAACttttcattaaatattatagatttaaaaaattatcaacaaaataagcatattttagatttttcgatttttgAAAGTTTTGATCCAAATCATTTAACTAGCGACATACTGAGGTTTATTACTtcagtatatatattacaaaataGTGATTTATTCgccaattttatttatgaatatacaGAACAAGATATTAATG ATCCATGCTATAATTATTGTCAACAAATTATGAATGGAATATATGG GAGTGAAATTGAAATAACAGCTTTgtcaaatattttgaagaaaaaaattacagtacaagatataaatatgagtGTATCATAt ggggaaaattataaagaagaattatttatatgtttccATCACAAGCTATATACGCTGG GAAAGCACTACAATTCTGTTATAGACTTATGa
- a CDS encoding dolichol-phosphate mannosyltransferase, putative, producing MVMYFFLFILTCLKINMSYGSMYSIILPTYNEKNNVPYIIYMIIDELKKKNINYEVILVDDNSKDSTADVYKKLQLIFPSEKLLLIQRKKKSGLGSAYMDALKLVSGNYVIIMDADLSHHPKYIYEFIKKQKETNCDIVSGSRYNKDGGIFGWSFKRVLISRVANFLSQFLLFINLTDLTGSFRLYKTDVLKEIIQNVQGKGFSFQMEAIVRAHKTGKKIEEVGYIFYNRLFGESKLASNDIIQYLFCILRLFWTL from the coding sequence ATGgttatgtatttttttctttttatattaacatgcctaaaaataaatatgagtTATGGATCAATGTATTCAATTATTTTACCAActtataatgaaaaaaacaatgtgccttatattatttatatgattatagacgaattaaaaaaaaaaaatattaattatgaAGTAATATTGGTTGATGATAATAGTAAAGATTCAACAGCAgatgtttataaaaaactacaattaatttttccaagtgaaaaattattattaatacaaagaaaaaaaaaaagcgGTTTAGGAAGTGCATATATGGATGCTTTAAAATTAGTATCAGGTaattatgttattattatggaTGCAGATTTATCACACCAtccaaaatatatttatgaatttataaaaaaacaaaaagaaaCGAATTGTGATATAGTTTCTGGTAGtagatataataaagaCGGAGGTATATTTGGATGGAGTTTTAAAAGAGTTTTAATAAGCCGCGTAGCTAATTTCTTGTCAcagtttttattatttattaatttaacaGATTTAACGGGATCATTCAGATTATACAAAACTGATGTTCTTAAAgaaattatacaaaatgtTCAAGGAAAAGGTTTTTCATTTCAAATGGAAGCAATTGTTAGAGCTCATAAAacaggaaaaaaaattgaagaagttggttatatattttataatagaTTATTTGGTGAATCAAAATTAGCTTCAAACGATATAATTCAGTAtcttttttgtattttgcGTTTATTTTGGACACTTTAA
- a CDS encoding phosphatidylinositol N-acetylglucosaminyltransferase subunit H, putative — translation MNNEIRKIVHTYGIEYICEKREKKNIILFIIVTFSLYYIYYLYLGYKKGIFIINEVQIFIFCFYILLIITYLNNYSIEKLFLINNVGIQIEKISWLQHSLKFICLNDVKRIFINEVIYIFEICPKLCIVLKNTKSLVLFEDYRLRIKNLIMIYRDMKSVVFDEHNLGLKNIKAMDVENKNADIIKKDNEIYKEQNTIYEENSSSSNNTCSSRNSYVNSDNIYKFIQSNCFENCMIKNKTNQNKITKTFDVYISKKLAIEIMNN, via the exons atgaataatgaaataaggAAAATTGTGCATACATATGGaattgaatatatatgcgaaaaaagggaaaaaaaaaacattattttatttataatagtAACATTTTctctatattatatatactactTATATTTG GGATACAAAAAAggcatttttattattaacgaagttcaaatatttattttttgtttctatatattgttAATCATAACGTATTTAAACAATTATAGCATTG aaaaattatttttaataaataatgttgGAATACAAATTGAGAAAATTAGTTGGCTGCAACATTcgttaaaatttatttgtttgaaTGATGTCAaaagaatttttattaatgaa gtgatatatatttttgaaatatgTCCAAAATTATGCATTGTccttaaaaatacaaaatccCTAGTTCTTTTCGAG gATTATCGGTTAAGAATTAAGAACTTGATTATGATATACAGAGACATGAAAAGTGTTGTTTTTGACGAACATAATTTAGgattgaaaaatattaaagcTATGGatgtagaaaataaaaatgccgacataataaaaaaagataatgaaatatataaagaacaaaatactatttatgaagaaaatagtTCCTCATCAAATAATACATGTAGTTCGAGGAATAGTTATGTAAATAgtgataatatttataaatttattcaaTCAAACTGTTTTGAAAATTGTatgattaaaaataaaactaatcaaaacaaaataacGAAGACATTTGACGTGTATATTAGTAAAAAATTAGCTATTGAAATTATGAATAACtga
- a CDS encoding ATP synthase-associated protein, putative — translation MGFHIQRYIAMMGRGINPKTWKRIWANCKDKQIIHVYNGMAEFTNTQIAQVSRVYHYRYWWWANPFGMGLVFYLGYKAWYMIYMNHKQRKVAQVVASAYGQGGQWLNPVPK, via the exons atgggGTTTCATATACAAAGATATATTGCTATGATGGGTAGAGGGATAAATCCCAAAACATGGAAGCGAATATGGGCAAATTGTAAAGATAAGCAAATAATACATGTATACAATGGTATGGCAGAATTTACAAATACACAGATTGCTCAAGTTTCTAGAGT CTATCATTATAGATATTGGTGGTGGGCTAATCCATTTGGTATGGGGttagttttttatttaggATATAAAGCATGgtatatgatatatatgaatcACAAACAAAGAAAAGTAGCACAAGTCGTTGCTTCAGCTTATGGTCAAGGTGGACAATGGCTTAATCCAGTTccaaaataa